Proteins encoded within one genomic window of Haematobia irritans isolate KBUSLIRL chromosome 5, ASM5000362v1, whole genome shotgun sequence:
- the Zip48C gene encoding zinc/iron regulated transporter-related protein 48C — protein MLPNYGPVTQALLGTLLTWGLTALGAGCVIFVRGNQRKSLDAALGFAAGVMVAASFWSLLNPAIEMAESSHLYGIYSFLPVSGGFLLGAIFVYGCDKLMTYLGLNSSNMMIQMTETNKDKAKIAMDDLKNGHGGMEGAKSMESFSDCLSVQHSHTEPRRRKNLSADVERTNTTYVTETEKNDAASAVAQWKRIMLLVVAITVHNIPEGLAVGVSFGAVGTTNSSTFEAARNLAIGIGIQNFPEGLAVSLPLHAAGFSVPRAMWYGQLSGMVEPIFGILGAVAVTFANLILPYALSFAAGAMIYIVADDILPEAHASGNGTIATWGTIAGFLIMMCLEVTLS, from the coding sequence atgttaccaaattATGGACCTGTTACACAGGCCCTATTGGGCACCCTATTGACATGGGGCCTGACAGCTTTGGGAGCTGGCTGTGTCATCTTTGTCCGTGGTAATCAACGTAAATCCCTAGACGCTGCCTTGGGTTTTGCTGCAGGTGTTATGGTAGCCGCCTCTTTTTGGTCATTGCTCAATCCAGCCATTGAAATGGCTGAATCTTCACATCTGTATGGCATATATTCATTTTTACCAGTATCTGGAGGTTTCCTCTTGGGTGCCATATTCGTTTATGGATGTGACAAGCTTATGACTTATTTGGGTCTTAATTCGTCGAATATGATGATACAAATGACTGAAACTAATAAAGATAAGGCCAAGATAGCTATGGATGATTTAAAGAATGGTCATGGTGGCATGGAAGGAGCCAAAAGTATGGAAAGTTTTTCAGATTGCCTTAGTGTGCAACACAGTCATACTGAACCCAGACGACGCAAAAATCTTAGTGCTGATGTTGAACGTACCAATACcacatatgttacagaaacaGAGAAAAATGATGCAGCTAGTGCGGTTGCTCAATGGAAACGTATTATGCTCTTGGTGGTGGCCATTACCGTTCATAATATCCCAGAAGGTTTGGCAGTGGGTGTTAGTTTTGGTGCTGTGGGTACCACCAATTCGTCAACATTTGAAGCTGCCCGTAATTTGGCCATTGGTATCGGCATACAAAATTTCCCCGAAGGCTTGGCTGTCAGTTTACCATTGCATGCAGCGGGTTTTAGTGTGCCCCGAGCCATGTGGTACGGCCAACTTTCAGGTATGGTCGAACCGATATTCGGAATACTGGGAGCTGTTGCTGTAACCTTCGCCAATTTAATATTGCCTTATGCGTTATCTTTTGCCGCTGGCGCTATGATCTACATTGTAGCCGATGATATTTTACCAGAAGCTCATGCCAGTGGTAATGGAACAATTGCCACCTGGGGTACAATTGCCGGTTTTCTTATAATGATGTGTTTGGAAGTAACACTGTCGTGA